The Plasmodium sp. gorilla clade G2 genome assembly, chromosome: 5 DNA segment aaggggaaaaatgtaaaaattattatttgattatatattgttctcttttaaaaaaaaaaaaaaagaaaatatgaatttttaatttggtatatctaatatatatatatatatatattcataaatatatatatattttacatatcaatatatattttctattatatgttatatttattaaaaatgattatCATAATGaagtaaataatttaataaatcatttCGAAATGGATCTTTGTATGTTaatccttttttttgttttttgttttttattgttctctataaatatataatatatatatataatatttatgttatatgACATGGTGTGTCATGAATAAattatagaagaaaaaaaaaaaaaaaatatatatatatatatatatatatatataataaataatattaaagatataattatatatatattgttatatgtttaatttttgatatttcccctttttttttaatgttcaAATGAAGGATGAGCGAATCAAGCGCGTTGAGTACTAGTGTTAAGGACACAAACAAATGTGATTCTTCAAATTATGATAAGGAAGAACTAATTGATATCAATAAgagttttataaatatagaagaTGAGAACACAAAAGATATAAAGAACTATATGAACGATAAAACATCCTTTATGAAAAGAATCCAAACATTTAAAGCATGGGTTAGAAAACCAGCACATTTATCTTCTTTGATATTAGCTAGAAATGGATATGTATGTCAAGATGAATTTGTAATAAGATGTGAAATATGtaattgtaaatatatttatgaaaaagaTACATATTCAATGTATACCCGCATAAATGATTTATGCTTATTACATTTAGATAATTGTCCATGGAAAAATATTCTTATGGATTTAAGTATTTTTGATTTAGATTATAAATCATTAAGAAAAGAGGAATTACTTAGAGAATATGAAGATAATATAGTATCATtaagaaataatttattatatgttccttttattaatataaaaaaggctttgaatgatttaatatatattttaaaaaaatatttagaaaataatatgaataaaaaaaggtTTAGTATTTTTGATCATTATGTTAAAATTTTCAAAGAACAATATATcgaaatttttttaaataataagaatattatagATAAAGGAATTGAGATAATTAGAAATAAATATcctttatatgaaaaatatattgtggACATAAATTatctaaataatttaaattttaatattaacaaCATTACcacttttataaatattttatctgATATATGTTTAGATGATTCTTTTTGTGATGAAcaagatgatataaatatgtattttaaaattattcaaaaattgaaaaactatcaatatgaaaatatcaatatttttaaattgatGGCATTATTTGGATGGTCATATAAATCCCATGATGAAGAACATGCACAAATACTTCAATGTAAATATTGTTTTAGAGAGATTGATATTGTTCAATATTCCTATTTCtctttaaaagaaaataaactTTTTTTACACAAAGACTTATTTGCTTCTCAACAAAAGGATGTGTTACAACATAttttgaaaagaaaaaacattttattaGAACAGAGGAggaaacaaaatgaaaaggaCACTTTGGAATTTACTTCAGAGCATATTATACTTAGTAAAATGTGCGATGATTTGAGGGAGACATATCATAAGTGTATTGAATTAATGAgggataataaaaagaaggaaCATGAGCAAAATCAAGAAAAGGGAAATAATGActtaaataaagaagaaaatatggataaaaataataatatagaagaaaataataaaaatgaaaaatgtaaCCCAAGTGATGTAGCTAGTCAATCTGATTCATGTCAAGAGAATGTCGAATATTCACAAAGTGATGGAATAACAAATAGTGAGTCTAATATTGAAAATTCTCAAAAAGAACAAGAGggattttcttttaaatggAAATTGaagaatttattttcatcacaaATAGTTCAACAGGGTGTAAAGGATATATATAGTGACAAATTATCTTGTGAAGAGGATAGAGAACATATATTGGAAGATATGAAGGAGATAATATTTTCACataaaatggaaaataataaagaccatactaaaaataataataataatagtaataatagtaataatagtaatgatggtgataataataatagtaataatagtaatgatgatgataataatgtggAGAATCACTTAAAAGAGTGCATAGGAGAAATGTGTTTAAATATAGGTCCTTATCTAGAAAACCAGaactattttattaaatctttatatgattattatgtttTGTTAACGCCAGAAATATCTAGCACTGACAAAAATGAAactgatataaaaaatgctTTTATCATTAGACCATTTAATGTTGTTGAAAATCATAGAATATATTGTCCATATATAACGGAAgacttatatttattttcaaaaataaCCAAACTTATTTTTGAATTGTTGATATTAGAATTTGAAAGAAAATATgtattcaaataaaaaaaaaaaaaaaagaaaaggcatcataataaaaatatttatattattatatatatatatatatatatatatatatatatatatattttatttttaagtagttatatatttgttaacgtgtttttatatgtttcatatattatcttACAGATGAatcttattaaaattaaaacttataaaaatatatacatatatatatatatatatatatatatattattaaatataataattttttttttgttataattattttaataaaaatgtaagaattaataaaggtattattttatttgagaAAACCAATATTAGTggtacataataaaaaaggtatatatttatttattttggtaataagaaaatatgtaGCAAATTTtgttaaatatttcttaGTCATTCATATTTACAAGTggcatttttcattttttataacaaaatGGTTAagcaataaataaataatgaaaaaaggaaactacacaatttttaatataattaaataattttattatcaaaattttgtaaatacatatatatatatatatatatgtttaatttttatctttttgaATTCCCTTATTTAAACCTTTTTAaatctttttattatctctatattattataaaggcACATAATTTCTtggtgtatatatttttttgtaagtAGACGTAAggcttataaaaaaaaaaaaaattataaaaaatataaaattttctttGCATAAAgttgaataataaaatattcatatttttttttgaaaaaaatatatttaaaatgtatataaaagaaaaagaaaaaaaaaaaaaaaaagggaaaaaagGTTTCGATTTTTTTCAGgtataaaaatgaaaggaagaaaaataatataaatattactatatatatataaataatatatatttttttattatgtattcatattattgcataatatataaataatattatatttatgtacatatataatatatatataaatatattatatatatatgtataatattatatttgtataatatatatatatatattatatatatatttatataatatatatattcttttaaaaggTATACATGCGCATGTatctttttttcatatgattattttattatatatgcattgcttataaaaattatataaataatatataaaattaataaaattttataatatttataataatcttattatatatttattcctttttttttttttttttttttttttattaaataaaattattaaaaaaaaaaatataagaaaattatatatatacatttattatatatgtttgtaaatatattaaaatatattata contains these protein-coding regions:
- a CDS encoding zinc finger protein, putative, whose amino-acid sequence is MSESSALSTSVKDTNKCDSSNYDKEELIDINKSFINIEDENTKDIKNYMNDKTSFMKRIQTFKAWVRKPAHLSSLILARNGYVCQDEFVIRCEICNCKYIYEKDTYSMYTRINDLCLLHLDNCPWKNILMDLSIFDLDYKSLRKEELLREYEDNIVSLRNNLLYVPFINIKKALNDLIYILKKYLENNMNKKRFSIFDHYVKIFKEQYIEIFLNNKNIIDKGIEIIRNKYPLYEKYIVDINYLNNLNFNINNITTFINILSDICLDDSFCDEQDDINMYFKIIQKLKNYQYENINIFKLMALFGWSYKSHDEEHAQILQCKYCFREIDIVQYSYFSLKENKLFLHKDLFASQQKDVLQHILKRKNILLEQRRKQNEKDTLEFTSEHIILSKMCDDLRETYHKCIELMRDNKKKEHEQNQEKGNNDLNKEENMDKNNNIEENNKNEKCNPSDVASQSDSCQENVEYSQSDGITNSESNIENSQKEQEGFSFKWKLKNLFSSQIVQQGVKDIYSDKLSCEEDREHILEDMKEIIFSHKMENNKDHTKNNNNNSNNSNNSNDGDNNNSNNSNDDDNNVENHLKECIGEMCLNIGPYLENQNYFIKSLYDYYVLLTPEISSTDKNETDIKNAFIIRPFNVVENHRIYCPYITEDLYLFSKITKLIFELLILEFERKYVFK